A region from the Brassica napus cultivar Da-Ae chromosome C8, Da-Ae, whole genome shotgun sequence genome encodes:
- the LOC106446252 gene encoding protein PHLOEM PROTEIN 2-LIKE A10-like — protein sequence MDLVLGKKGLDFALRHKKWILLALISGYGAFRVYHSPSISQKRKRISKLFTLLLNLVEAATHSAEAVNIISKDLTAFLGSDSNQIPNSLKQISKIAKSDELNSSLTRFTQAVTVGLLRGCRSDSGSGFTDRVMDKLFTKSGSGFASAIVGSFARNLVVAAKFSGSKLLDAVCSDDGRKLIGDCVQRFVVSSRL from the coding sequence ATGGATTTAGTATTAGGCAAAAAGGGTTTAGATTTTGCTCTAAGACACAAGAAGTGGATTCTACTTGCACTAATAAGTGGTTATGGTGCTTTCAGAGTTTATCATTCTCCTTCCATTTCCCAGAAAAGAAAGCGAATCTCTAAGCTCTTTACTCTTCTTCTCAACCTCGTCGAAGCAGCAACACATTCCGCCGAAGCGGTTAACATAATCTCAAAGGATCTAACGGCGTTTCTCGGCTCCGATTCGAATCAAATCCCAAACAGCTTGAAACAGATTTCCAAAATCGCCAAATCGGATGAGCTCAATTCTTCTTTGACCAGATTCACACAAGCCGTAACCGTTGGGTTACTCAGAGGATGCCGGTCAGATTCCGGATCGGGTTTCACGGACCGGGTTATGGATAAGCTGTTCACGAAATCAGGGTCCGGTTTTGCGTCTGCGATCGTTGGTAGCTTCGCTAGAAACTTAGTCGTCGCGGCGAAATTCTCTGGTTCGAAATTGCTCGACGCGGTTTGCTCCGACGACGGGAGAAAACTAATCGGCGATTGCGTTCAGCGTTTCGTTGTAAGCTCAAGATTGTGA